In bacterium, the DNA window GACGATGAAGCGCTCGATTGGAATGTCTGCGCCTCCGAAATCCACGGCCGGATTTACAACGGTTATTCGACTCAGGACTCCGCCCTGCCCTGGATTGCCTCCGATGCCGTTGGCAACAGCGCTATTCGAGTCCGCAATCCCAAGATCGTCAATCACAACTTCCGTTCATTCGATCACGGCGACTACTGGGACAAGCTCGAAGTCGTGCTGTCCGAACTCTGGCCGCGGTTCCGGCAATCCAAGAATGCACTCGTCACCAGGCGCCACGAAATTAGTTGCCCGCACTGCAAGACGACGCTGTATGTCGGCAATGACAGCCACTATGTCTGCCAAGCCTGCGAGCTGTCCTTCGAGCTTCGCGACGGCTACCTGCACTACCTCCCGCATTACGATGTGGAGTGTCCGCACTGCCATCTCGAGCTCAGTCCGCAGCCGGACGGTGAATATGCCTGTGAACGATGCGAGGGCGGGTTTGAAGTCCGTAAGGGAGATGTCTACTACTATCCTGCGAAGGAATAATCAGAGCGTCACGCGCGAATGCAAGACCGCCCGTGCGCCGTCTGTGGCTCACTCATCCTCAGCGATCTCGCACTGCGTCCAAAAGTGCTGAGCCCAGACGGGCCGAGAGCCGCGCGAGAGTAGTTCTGGAGGGCGCGGGCTCTGAGTCTATCCTCTTGAATATCAGGAAGATGCTGATCTGGCCCGAGACCACGCCTCTCCCCTTCTCTCTGGAAAACAGCACCTTGCGTCTCACCGCAGACTCGCCCTCCCGCCCCGAATCGCCGGGAGATCGCCCCGTACAGATCAGCAAGTTTACATGCTGAGACCCGATGGAACAACAAGCCCCGCGACAAAGCCCCCTCCATCTCCCGCAGGACACTGTCTCCAGACGCGATCCCAATTGCTCAAGGAAGCCTGACATCCGAGGGGGAATCCATCAGGGCACCGAAAACTCTTGCCATTCGGCTTGATCCGTTGTAAATTGAGATTTGGTGGACTTTCTCCTTCCCCGCCTTCCGGCAGCCCACCAAGATACGGTCGCACTACCCTCTTCCATCTGGAGACCTATCCAGCTATGTGCGGGCCAATAACGATTGCAGCAGGGCCTTTCCAACCTCGCAAATTCGTAGGTACGCTGCCTTCCGAGTTCTCTACCTATTTCCGCAATAACATCATGCCGACCGAATCCGTTGCCACACGACTATGCAACGGACACTGTCCCTTTCGCCAGATTATCCAGGGAATAATGCAGTTGTGGTTAAACGAATCCAAGGCGACCACCGGCTCTGATGACCTACCGAAGCCAGATTAGGCGTTACCAGTTTGAGTAGCTTTCGCGAGACTTGCAGCCGACCGAGAAGCAAAATGTTTGTAGCCATTCTTTTCCTAGCGTTCATTTTTTTCATTTGGATATTGTTACACGCTGACAAGCAGAAGCGTGAACAACAACATCGGAATGCTGCAATGACATCTACTCCAACCATTACCTTCACCTATGGAATCGGTAGATCCCGTCAAGTCGACAGTGGTGCCAAATTAGAATGGGCTGGAGAAGGTAGTCGAATTGACATCGGTGGTTATTCGCTACTTGATCCTCTGACATATTTCTCAAAGACACGCCCCAATATTGACGAGGCATCATGCATTGATCTTTCTCTGCCGGTCGGCAAATCAATCCGCGAGGCCGTTGGCAGTCTCGGTTACTGGCCATCCTATGAGCGGCTTACCAGTGATCAAAGAGCAACATATCTTCAGTGGTTATCGAAGAATCGGAAGGAGATAGTATACGACGTTGGCTACGCCTTCATTTATTACTATGGGCTAGAGCGACGATTTCTAGTCGATAACCAGGACTGCGCACCAGTCCTTAATGAAGTCCTACGAATGCGAGAAGACTACCTTGGATCTGGATCATTCCAACACTATTCTACGTCCTTTCTGACTTATGCAGCACTTAGGCTTCGAAATCAAGATTTGAATATTGAGTATATGGACATGATAGCCACAATAGCACGCGACAACCTGTCAGAAGACTTGTTGGCTGTCGTATTAGGCTGGCATCATATTCTAAGGTGCCCAATGCCGGCAGCTTTGGCGATGCGGGTAGCCCAGTGGGATTCGCGGGCGGTCCACAGTGTCGTGCTAGAACGTGTCCCCGATCAGTTTCATGAGCTATTTGCGGAGAAATATTCGAAGCGATACGATGGCGGTCTAGTGTTAGATGCAGGCAAGCGGCAGAAGGTGATTTCTTATAATCCTGCCAGTGCGTCATTGCGGGGCATTTCCATTCCCGTACAGACTATCCCCGATGTTCTGGTGCTTACCAGTCAGATAAAACCACTAGTTCAGCTATGGAATGAATGTGTTGAGGAACTCCGTCCCCTCAACCGTATCGCAGCGTCTGGAGGTAACTTGTCGTCACGGGAGGCCTATGAGGCTTTGCCGGACGATCTGCGACGAAAAACTGATCATCCCGATGCAGGAAAGTGGACAGAGGTACTCAAGCCTCATATTGGTGATGACGGCATTGCACTGATAGAAATATCCAAATTAGCACCGCTGCTTGAAATTGCGGCTCGTGACAAACTGACCATGAAGCAGTCAAGGGACTTGGCAGATACCGCCCAGCACGTTGGATATGTCATAGAACCGGACGGGCGGATTCTGAGCACCGCTTATCACTGGGATTCACTGGTTTCTCTGTTTCATGACGAAGAAATCCTTTCCAAACCGATCGATCCTCGATTCAAAGCTGCCTCATTAGTCTTACAACTTGGATTATGGATCGCCGCTGCTGACGGCACTGCGGATGAACAGGAGCTACGAGTTCTGACTTCCTTCATTAGCGGCATTTTCGATCTTGCGCCGCATGAGGGCCGCAGACTGGAGATGCACAAGAAAGTGCTCCTTGTTCGTCCCAGCGAACCGGGGAGTCAAGGCAAACGTATTCAACAAGTACTGAACGATGATCAGCGCGAGAAGCTTGGAGAGCTCCTCGTTGCCATTGCCGCGGCAACAAGTGGGGTCGATGAAAGCGAGTGGCGAACGCTTCGCAAAGCCTACCGCTCGCTAGGTATACCGGTTGAACGCCTCGATGCGTTGATAGAATCACTTATTCCTGACCAGGATGAGCTTGTGACAGTTCGTCCGCCAACTCCTGGGCTTCCCGGAGAACCCATACCCGTTCGTCGGCATGCCCAGGCTGTGCCAATTGTGCACTTAAATGCCGATAGGCTGCGTGCCATTTTGGCGAACACTCGAGAGGTTACGGCTGTGCTTGCCGGCGTTTTTGCAGAAGAAGAGACCGTCGAATCGGTTTCGATCCACACAATGACCGCCCCGATAGCCATGAGCATAGAATACCCAGGGCTTGCGCCGAGATATCATTCCTTGCTCAAAGAGATTCTGGAAAAGGACAATTGGACTTCGTCTGACTTTGCGGGTGTCATCGCGAAGCATGGACTGATGCGTGTAGATGTGGTTGAGAGACTCAATCTCTGGTCGGACGAAGTATTGGGAGATTTCCTGATTATCGAAGATCACGAAATGGTTCACATTCAAACAACACTTCTGGATGCCACATCATGAGCCCTAAGATCAAACCACGCGAACGGGATGCTATTGTTCAGTCGCTCCGCTCCGGCGTAGTACCCCGTATCGGCCTGCAGCATATACAGGTTGGACGCGCTGCTGAGGTAAAGGCAATGCTTGCCGATCTTGAGCGGATCAAAGATGGCGCAGCATCGGTTCGTTTCGTCGTTGGCCGTTTCGGATCCGGCAAGAGCTTCTTTCTCAATCTTGTTCGCGCAGTCGCCTTCGAGAAGCGGTTCGTCGTAGTCCAAGCCGACATCACAACTGAGCGTCGACTCCAAGGCAGCAGCGGCCACGCACGGGCCCTCTATAACGAACTCATGCGAAACATGGCAACACGCGCGAAACCTGAAGGAGGAGCACTGGAAGCTGTCGTTGCCGGCTTCGTAGCCAATATTGAACATGAACTGAACAAAGACGAGATGGATTTGCAAATCGCTATTAGCAGCAGGTTGGAGCCGTTGATGGAGATGGTTCACTGTTACGATTTCATCAAGGCTATTCAATCTTACGCGGATGGATATGCAACTCAAAATGAGGACAAAAAACAAGCTGCGCTCCGCTGGCTGCGGGCAGAGTATTCGACTAAGACAGATGCAAAGCGCGATCTGGGAACAAGTACGATCATTGACGATGACAATATCTACGACTATTTAAAAGTGCTGGCACGCTTCGTATCCCAGGCGGTATACGCCGGCTTAGTCGTGAATATTGACGAACTCGTAGTACTGTCCACGCGCTTGAATCATGTACAGGCGCGTACTGCCAATTACGAAATGATTCTACGAATCGTCAATGATTGCCTGCAGGGCAATGCCTCAAATATCGGCTTTCTT includes these proteins:
- a CDS encoding TerB N-terminal domain-containing protein, with product MFVAILFLAFIFFIWILLHADKQKREQQHRNAAMTSTPTITFTYGIGRSRQVDSGAKLEWAGEGSRIDIGGYSLLDPLTYFSKTRPNIDEASCIDLSLPVGKSIREAVGSLGYWPSYERLTSDQRATYLQWLSKNRKEIVYDVGYAFIYYYGLERRFLVDNQDCAPVLNEVLRMREDYLGSGSFQHYSTSFLTYAALRLRNQDLNIEYMDMIATIARDNLSEDLLAVVLGWHHILRCPMPAALAMRVAQWDSRAVHSVVLERVPDQFHELFAEKYSKRYDGGLVLDAGKRQKVISYNPASASLRGISIPVQTIPDVLVLTSQIKPLVQLWNECVEELRPLNRIAASGGNLSSREAYEALPDDLRRKTDHPDAGKWTEVLKPHIGDDGIALIEISKLAPLLEIAARDKLTMKQSRDLADTAQHVGYVIEPDGRILSTAYHWDSLVSLFHDEEILSKPIDPRFKAASLVLQLGLWIAAADGTADEQELRVLTSFISGIFDLAPHEGRRLEMHKKVLLVRPSEPGSQGKRIQQVLNDDQREKLGELLVAIAAATSGVDESEWRTLRKAYRSLGIPVERLDALIESLIPDQDELVTVRPPTPGLPGEPIPVRRHAQAVPIVHLNADRLRAILANTREVTAVLAGVFAEEETVESVSIHTMTAPIAMSIEYPGLAPRYHSLLKEILEKDNWTSSDFAGVIAKHGLMRVDVVERLNLWSDEVLGDFLIIEDHEMVHIQTTLLDATS
- a CDS encoding ATP-binding protein produces the protein MSPKIKPRERDAIVQSLRSGVVPRIGLQHIQVGRAAEVKAMLADLERIKDGAASVRFVVGRFGSGKSFFLNLVRAVAFEKRFVVVQADITTERRLQGSSGHARALYNELMRNMATRAKPEGGALEAVVAGFVANIEHELNKDEMDLQIAISSRLEPLMEMVHCYDFIKAIQSYADGYATQNEDKKQAALRWLRAEYSTKTDAKRDLGTSTIIDDDNIYDYLKVLARFVSQAVYAGLVVNIDELVVLSTRLNHVQARTANYEMILRIVNDCLQGNASNIGFLFAGTDSCLEDRRRGLFSYEALQTRLGGPTQIAGYTDYSHPVLRLQSLTPEELFVLLLNIRRVFASGDDNKNLVDDDQIRAFMIDCAKRLGAEYFTTPRDVVKRFTSVLSILEQNPGAKFAELVESVPLEHSEEASLVSSEESPDGDDDLANFKL